One Phaseolus vulgaris cultivar G19833 chromosome 2, P. vulgaris v2.0, whole genome shotgun sequence DNA window includes the following coding sequences:
- the LOC137809666 gene encoding uncharacterized protein, with amino-acid sequence MTKELERQPTAWEVVERTKKLKTGQWVNDKTRDLAEKYKKRREEAQQQQMLESASSQNSHVASIDDNEIYIDVVGSGNKKGNVYGLGVLSKRFNSSTSAHSVASQAPVVHQIEEMREIIQKLNDELMTKRVKERTLGEKMELLMKTHEEQSERMRKQDEKMQLILQHIQMNNPASGSSDPTTSGHHKGDQSRDDSSEED; translated from the exons Atg ACTAAAGAGCTTGAACGACAACCAACTGCTTGGGAGGTTGTAGAGAGAACAAAGAAATTGAAGACTGGACAATGGGTCAATGACAAGACTCGCGACCTTGCG GAGAAATATAAGAAACGTCGAGAAGAAGCCCAACAACAGCAAATGCTTGAAAGCGCATCTTCGCAAAACTCTCATGTTGCCTCTATTGATGACAATGAAATATACATTGATGTTGTTGGAAGTGGAAATAAAAAAGGGAATGTCTATGGTCTTGGTGTATTGAGCAAAAGGTTTAATAGTTCAACAAGTGCTCACTCTGTTGCAAGTCAAGCTCCAGTAGTCCATCAAATAGAAGAAATGCGTGAGATTATTCAAAAGTTAAATGATGAACTTATGACAAAACGTGTCAAGGAGCGGACACTTGGAGAAAAGATGGAGCTATTGATGAAAACTCATGAAGAGCAAAGTGAACGCATGCGCAAACAAGATGAGAAGATGCAACTCATCCTACAACACATTCAAATGAATAATCCCGCATCAGGCTCTTCAGATCCTACTACCAGTGGACATCATAAAGGAGACCAGAGTAGAGATGACAGTTCAGAAGAAGATTAG
- the LOC137809249 gene encoding uncharacterized protein encodes MTYYLNQKDFDAAQLYVLQNCEEVQPYFDIYVEYLREISPTASEAQIGQYISSYFATWFKQYVLNPENNIEDPLLVNLAWGPKRKVQSWSIYVINGYKFHTVLWSEGMNSTNYGVYVRGTNGQSESDFYGILSNIIQLEYTGFPIMNVVLFQCEWFDNTPNIGTKVDKNYGIVQVKESRRYNKAYDPFIFAQQAEQVYYTKYPEGHQGW; translated from the exons ATGACATATTATCTAAATCAAAAAGACTTTGATGCTGCCCAATTGTATGTTCTTCAAAACTGTGAAGAGGTTCAACCATACTTTGA TATTTATGTTGAATATTTAAGAGAGATTAGTCCTACTGCTTCAGAAGCTCAAATTGGCCAATACATTTCATCCTATTTTGCTACATGGTTCAAACAATAT GTTCTAAATCcagaaaataatattgaagatcCATTATTGGTTAACTTAGCATGGGGTCCTAAGAGAAAAGTTCAATCATGGTCTATCTATGTTATCAATGGATACAAATTTCACACTGTTCTTTGGAGTGAAGGCATGAATTCCACTAACTATGGTGTTTATGTACGAGGAACCAATGGTCAATCAGAGTCAGATTTTTATGGAATATTGTCTAATATTATTCAATTGGAGTATACTGGCTTTCCAATAATGAATGTAGTTCTCTTCCAGTGTGAATGGTTTGATAATACTCCTAATATAGGAACCAAAGTAGATAAGAACTATGGGATCGTTCAAGTAAAAGAATCACGGAGATATAATAAAGCATATGATCCATTCATATTTGCCCAACAGGCAGAGCAAGTTTATTACACCAAATATCCAGAGGGACACCAAGGTTGGTAG
- the LOC137809250 gene encoding protein trichome birefringence-like 3, protein MESKKLGGNICSNLHNNTRIFSSITLRCSTFSVVELNSLKKRLSSIRTFQIDFAYPSGSFSSLTHLQITKPKSILAGDKKADEEVVIVNASSWIDDRFDFDPEECNVANGKWVFNSSVTSLYSDISCPYIDRQFSCVKNGRNDSDYRHWEWQPEDCTLPRFNPELALKKLQGKILLFVGDSLQRNQWESFVCLVEWVIPHKHKSMRLAHSVFTAKVLIY, encoded by the exons ATGGAATCAAAGAAGCTTGGTGGAAATATTTGTTCCAATTTACACAATAACACAAGAATATTTTCTTCCATAACTCTTAGGTGTTCAACATTTAGTGTTGTCGAACTTAATTCTCTGAAGAAAAGACTAAGTTCAATAAGAACTTTCCAGATTGATTTTG CATATCCATCTGGAAGCTTCAGTTCTTTAACCCATTTACAAATCACCAAACCAAAGTCGA TCCTAGCAGGTGACAAAAAGGCAGATGAAGAGGTTGTGATTGTGAATGCATCATCATGGATTGATGACAGGTTTGATTTTGACCCTGAGGAGTGCAATGTTGCCAATGGGAAATGGGTGTTTAACTCTTCAGTAACGTCTCTCTACTCTGACATAAGCTGCCCATATATAGATAGACAGTTTTCTTGTGTCAAGAATGGGAGGAATGATTCTGACTATCGTCACTGGGAGTGGCAGCCAGAAGATTGCACCTTGCCACG TTTCAACCCAGAGCTAGCCCTCAAAAAGCTTCAAGGGAAAATACTGCTATTTGTTGGGGATTCACTGCAAAGAAACCAGTGGGAGTCTTTTGTCTGCTTGGTAGAATGGGTCATACCTCATAAGCATAAATCTATGAGACTAGCTCATTCGGTCTTCACTGCCAAGGTATTGATATATTGA